In Candidatus Woesearchaeota archaeon, the following are encoded in one genomic region:
- the arsC gene encoding arsenate reductase (glutaredoxin), with amino-acid sequence MSEITIYHNPRCSKSREALELIREQGIDPKVIKYLEEGIHKEDLKDVVHHMGIDVHDLVRRNEEAVCHITDEMSEDEVLDVIVKHPILLQRPLVIKGKKAIIARPAQKVKELL; translated from the coding sequence ATGAGCGAAATTACGATCTACCACAATCCGCGCTGTTCTAAATCACGAGAAGCACTAGAACTCATTCGTGAACAAGGTATTGATCCCAAAGTCATTAAGTATCTTGAAGAGGGAATACATAAAGAAGATCTTAAAGACGTTGTTCATCACATGGGCATTGATGTGCATGACTTGGTGAGGCGTAATGAAGAGGCCGTTTGTCACATTACTGATGAGATGTCTGAGGATGAAGTGTTAGATGTTATTGTAAAACATCCCATTCTCTTACAACGACCGCTCGTTATAAAGGGGAAAAAGGCGATTATTGCTCGTCCAGCTCAAAAAGTAAAGGAGCTTCTCTAA
- a CDS encoding RNA 3'-terminal phosphate cyclase: protein MNVDMIEIDGSYGEGGGQMLRTALALSTITKKPFRMKHIRQGREKPGLKRQHVFCVSTLTSMWNGKAVNVREGSQEIEFYPGKLKRKTHEIDMGTAGSITLLLQSLIWPAIHERTKLTFTITGGTDVAWSMPYDYFEQVFLPMLRPYAKINSQLLRRGFYPKGGGKVKISITGLNYDRPFRRIEQGHLMHMKGISVATKDLEDAQVAQRQAMSAKFGTLDILTQYVESDSTGSVITLLAMYSRNPEDISYQEPIILGADALGERGVRAEVIGERARDKLKEQMGSGAPVDEHLADNLIPLLGMYGGEIKVAKITPHTLTNIYVCEQFLSVRFDVDEASRIIRCTKR, encoded by the coding sequence GTGAACGTAGATATGATTGAGATTGACGGATCTTATGGAGAAGGGGGCGGACAAATGTTACGAACGGCTCTTGCTCTCTCAACCATTACAAAAAAACCATTTCGAATGAAGCATATTCGGCAAGGGCGCGAAAAACCCGGGCTTAAACGCCAACACGTATTTTGTGTTTCTACACTTACGTCTATGTGGAATGGTAAAGCAGTAAATGTTAGAGAGGGGTCTCAAGAGATTGAATTTTACCCCGGGAAACTTAAGAGGAAAACTCATGAGATTGACATGGGCACTGCGGGCTCAATAACTCTTTTGTTACAGTCTTTGATTTGGCCTGCGATTCATGAGCGCACGAAGCTCACGTTTACTATCACAGGAGGTACTGATGTTGCTTGGAGCATGCCTTATGATTATTTTGAACAAGTTTTTTTACCTATGCTGCGGCCTTATGCTAAGATCAACTCTCAACTGCTGCGTCGAGGTTTTTATCCCAAAGGAGGTGGAAAAGTTAAGATTTCAATTACAGGTCTTAATTATGATCGTCCGTTTCGGAGAATTGAACAAGGACACCTGATGCATATGAAGGGGATAAGTGTTGCAACAAAAGATTTGGAAGATGCACAAGTTGCGCAAAGGCAGGCTATGAGTGCAAAGTTTGGCACTCTTGATATCTTAACGCAGTACGTGGAGAGTGATTCAACTGGTTCTGTTATTACTTTGCTTGCGATGTACTCTAGGAATCCTGAAGATATTTCTTATCAAGAGCCGATCATTCTTGGTGCTGATGCTCTTGGTGAGCGAGGCGTTCGTGCTGAGGTTATTGGTGAGCGTGCTCGAGATAAGCTTAAGGAACAAATGGGTAGTGGTGCTCCTGTTGATGAGCATTTAGCAGATAACCTTATCCCTCTTCTTGGGATGTATGGAGGAGAGATAAAAGTGGCAAAGATCACCCCTCACACCTTAACGAACATATATGTCTGTGAGCAGTTTCTAAGTGTACGATTTGATGTTGACGAAGCTTCGCGAATCATTCGTTGTACCAAGAGGTAA